Part of the Brevibacillus brevis genome is shown below.
AAGGACGGCAAGGCGGTTGGACCGTTCGGCGTGATGGGCGGATTCATGCAGCCGCAAGGGCATGTGCAGGTCGTCATGAACACGATCGACTTCCATCTTAATCCGCAGGCTTCGCTGGATGCACCGCGCTGGCAGTGGACGGAAGGCAAGACCGTCGAGCTCGAGCGCCACTTCCCCGAGCATTTGGCGATGGCATTGGAGCGCAAAGGCCACCAGATCAAATGGGCGCAGCTCGGCAATTACTTCGGCCGCGGCCAAATTATCTGGCGCGATGAAAATGGCGTGCTGAGCGGCGGTACGGACATGCGTGCCGACAGCTGCATCGCTGCGTGGTAAAAAAATAAAGGGAACGCGAAGGTCGTATGGAACTTGGTTCTGTACGACCTTTTCATTTGGAAAAATTCGGGATACTATTTTTTTAGATCGTCAACCCGTTGTCATTTCAAACGCTGGGGAAGGAAAGGGGATGGGAAATGTGAGCACGGGTCTGTACCTGTTCATTTTGGTGTTCAACATCGGTTTGTCTTTACTGGTGCTTCCGCGATACAAAGAAAAGTGGGCAGCATTTAGAAATACCCCGATGGCAGGGAGGCTGATCGCGGCCGGATTCGCTGTCGTGGGGCTGTGGGTGTTCCTCCTGTATCAGACGTTTGTCATTTTCTTTTGAGGCGTCATGCTTCGCTCACCAGTTGCAGGGCGCGTGGAACGCGGCCAAGAAAGGGGAACTTTTGCAGAAGAACCGTATGGAGAGCAGCCTCCATACGGTTTTTTTTGTACAGAGAGGAATTTATAAAATCCCTATCCAGTATAAGGGCAACCGCAGCTCCGCCAAAAGGTTCATGCACAAAAGCCCTCTGAATCAAACAGAGGGCCTTTGCGGCTTTTGGTCTAGGAATTGGCTCTTACCACGCTTTCAAACTTACCTTTGTGCGCTCCGTTGCAGAAAGGTTTGTTCGAGGACAAACCACAGCGACAGAGATGTACCTGCGCTTTCGTCTCCATGGGATTCCCTTCGCCATCCAGCAGCTTGAACTCGCCCGTGACCAGCAGCGGGCCGTTATCCAAAACTTTAATGTCTGACATGCTTTCACCTCCAGTTACTGGTTATTTTTGCACAACTCCACTTGCAGTAAACGGGACGTCAGAAGCAAGCCTGCTTCGTTTGGCCTGATCTCGCAGAATTCGACAGCTTTCAGGGGGGACTTTGTATGGGCGACGGAGACGCGAGAGAGGCTATACGTCCTGTGAAAAACGCGTATGAAGTGCGCAATGATGGATTTTTTTGAAAAAGGTCCCAAAAAAACCTGGGAATGCTGCAACAAAATTTACCATATTCCCGTCTGTGATGGTGAAATTGTTCCAAAAGAAGGAAGGGGGGTACATGGTGCTATCTATGTATGTCGTCATTCCTATTCTGCTCGTCCTGGCTGTCGCTGTGTATACCGACCTACGACGCAGGCTCATCTACGATTGGCTGACGCTGCCGGGCATTGCGTATTTTCTCCTGTATCATGCGTTTGTGCATCCACAAGCGTGGGTGTCCTATGCTTTGGGAGTCGTCGTGCTGGGGGGGATCTCCCTGCTCATGGCGGTGATGAGCAAAGGACAGGTGGGCGGGGGAGATATCAAACTGTTTGCGTTGGTTGGCGCGGCGCTGGGGTGGCAGGCCGGTCTGTTGATTGTAGGACTTACTTACCTGTTTGCAGGGATCGCGCTTGTACCGATGTGGATTGCGTCCAAACTCACAGAGCGGGTGACTTTCGGACGAGAAATGCCCTTGGCCCCATTCATTGCAGGGGGAACGAGCATGTTGCTGGCAATGGTCTTCCTTTGGTGAGCGGAATGACTCACGGAATGAAGTCCTATTCGATCAGTAGGTATTTTTCCTTATTTTGTAAAAATTGGTGTTTTATCGACAGTATTTTACACGATTCCATTTTGGGCTCCTGTAAAATTTTTGGGAGAAGACTCCTGATTTTGAACAAAGAGAGGATATTTTCTGATGTTGGAATCCAAACGAAGAGCCATCATTTTCCTTGTTTTATCTTTTTTGCTAGCAGCGCTGGCCGGTTTTCTGTTTTTGAAAAAGATCAAGGATATCAACGCCCAGCTGGGCGAGATGGTGGAGATTTACGAAGCGAATGCCGATATTCCCTCCCGTGCTCTGATCCAGCCGGATCAGCTGACCGTGAGGAAGATACCGAAGAAGTACGCGGATGATTCCTACGTCACCGACAAGCTGAGCTTGAAAAACCAGGTAACCATCGTTCCCTTATCCAAAGGGGACATCATTACGAAAAATATCCTCAAGCCGGCCAATATCGTCCGGGACCAAAACAATCGGCTGGTCACCGTGTTCGCCTCGGGGAATATCGTCTTTGACCAGGAGCTGGAGGCGCTTGACCGCGTAGACATCATCGTCTCCCATACGGTAGGCGGACAGCCGGTTACGGAAGTATTCATGAAGGACGTACCTGTGGCGATGGTGGCCAAGTCGGAAAACAAGTTTAAGGGAGTCGCTCTGGAATTGCCGTTTCAGGAAGTGCCCAAGTTCATCCACCAGCAGCATTACGCGGAAGTCATCCGCATTTTGAAAGCCAATGTCGGGAAAGGGGAGCTGGGGATCCCTGATCCGTTCTCCAAGTCAGGGACGGAGCAAAAGGAAGCAATGCCCGCCGACAAGCCTACAGCGGAAACAAAGCAGGTCGCACCGCCGGCCGGACAGACACCGCCAGCCGGGCAAAATCCGCCTGCAGTGCAAAAGCCTCCTGCAGCGCCGCCCCCGGCGGGGCAGACGCAACACACTACGCAGACACCAAAAACCGGGGGATAAGTCATGAACAAAGATCTGAAAATTCTCGTCGTCGCGGATTACGAGTCGGTCAAGGAAATGCTGCGAGAGTTGCTCGCCGCTTACGAACAAGTGCAATATACGACCTCGATAGAAGTGAAAAAGGAAATTGACCGGATCGGTCCCGACGTCGTGCTGCTCGTCCAGCCGGAAGATGGAGCGGGTGTCGAGCTGGTCCAGTACATACAAGGCGAGCTGCCAGAGGGAATCGTCATTTTTCTTACGGAGAAGCAGGATTTCATCTTGCTGCGGGATGTCGTCCGCGCAGGCGCTGTGGAATACATCGTGATGCCGGATGAGCTCAATCTGCTTACAGACCGTCTGGAGAAAATCTCTGAGCTGGCGCAGATTCAGCAGCGGAAGAGCGGTACGGACGCATCCGGAAAAGCGTTCGTCCGTGGGCGCGGAAAGATTATTTCCTTTTACAGCGGAAAGGGCGGAAGCGGCTGCACCCAGCTGGCGACAGGATATGCCCAGGCGTTGAAGCTGGAATCTACGGCGAGCGTCCTCTTGATCGACCTCAACCTGCAGTACGGCGGGGTCGAAACCTTTCTCTCCTTTGACAGCAACCGCACGCTTGGCGATTTGATCCCTGTCATGAACGAGATCAACGAATTCCATATCCGCAACGTCGCGCAGAGAGAGAACCACTCCAAGCTGGAGGTGCTCGTCAGCCCGCGCGATGCCGAGACGGCGGAAAATATGTCGGAGGCTTTCGTCACCAGACTGATTCGCGCCAGCCGCCGCAGCTACGACTTCGTCATCATCGACTTGCCTTCCCATATGAACGAGCTGACGTACGCAGCACTGTCGGAATCGGACCTGATCTACTATGTGATGAACCTGGATACGCCATCCGTGCAAATTTACAGGCTGGTAGATGACCTGTTTCGCCGCCTGCGGATCGATACGGCAGGCAGGCTGGAGGTGGTCGTCAATCAGGTCGGACGTGACAACGAGCTGCTCGTATCCGATCTCAAAGGGTTGATCAACGTTCCGATCACCGCCGAGATCAGCCGCGACCATCAAGGGGTGCAGGCAGCTGTGAACCAGGGCAAGCCGCTGCAAAAAGAGGCGAACGAGAAAAAGCTCTCGTCGGCCGCCAAAGACATTCGCAAATGGGTACTCAACAAACTGTCATAGAGGGTGGGAGTTAGATGGCGTTATTTCGACGCAAGCAAGAACAGACCACGCCTGGCGAAGAAGCTCCCCGGACGCTTGCCGCCTCGCTTGCGGCTCCTTCCTACAATCCGTACATCGACGAGCTGGCTGAGCATTACAAAACCCGTCTTCTGCGGGAAACGAATCTCGAGCGTCTGACCAGCCTGAATCCTCAGGAGATGCGGCTTGCCATCGAGCGGATGGTTTCCCAGTACATGTCGGAAGAAAAGGTCGTCATTCCCCGGGGCGAAAAGGAATTGCTCCTGACACGTCTGATCAATGAATCGGTCGGGCTGGGGCCGTTGGAGCCGCTGCTCGCCGATCCGGAGATCACCGAGATCTCCATCAACGGCCACAATCTCGTCTACATCGAAAAGCGCGGGAGACTGGAATTGACCGATCTGAAGTTTCGCGACGAGGAACATCTGCGCCACATCGTCGATCGAATCGTGGCTCCACTCGGCAGACGCATCGACGAGAGCTCGCCGATGGTCGATGCGCGATTGAAGGACGGAAGCCGCGTGAACGCGGTCATTCCGCCGATCAGCCTGAACGGCACACTGGTTTCGATCCGGAAATTCCGCAAAGAGCCGTATCTGATGGCAGACCTGATGCAATTCGACTCGTTCAACGAGCCCATGTCGCAGTTTTTGCAGGCTGTCGTCGAGGCGAAAATGAACGTGCTGATCTCCGGCGGTACCGGCAGCGGAAAAACGACGCTCCTGAATGCGGTAGCCAGAGCCATCCCGCACTACGAGCGGGTCATTACCATCGAGGATTCGGCGGAGCTAAAGCTGGCGCATCCCAACTGCGTCGGTATGGAGGCGCGTCCGCCCAACATGGAGGGAAAAGGAGAAGTCACGATTCGCCAGCTCGTGCGAAATTCCCTCAGGATGAGGCCGGACCGGATCATCGTCGGGGAGGTGCGCGGAGCCGAAGCGTTTGACATGCTGCAAGCGATGAATACGGGGCATGAAGGCTCGCTTACCACCGTCCACGCCAACTCGCCTCATGACGCATTCAACCGCCTGGA
Proteins encoded:
- a CDS encoding CDGSH iron-sulfur domain-containing protein; its protein translation is MSDIKVLDNGPLLVTGEFKLLDGEGNPMETKAQVHLCRCGLSSNKPFCNGAHKGKFESVVRANS
- a CDS encoding A24 family peptidase, which encodes MVLSMYVVIPILLVLAVAVYTDLRRRLIYDWLTLPGIAYFLLYHAFVHPQAWVSYALGVVVLGGISLLMAVMSKGQVGGGDIKLFALVGAALGWQAGLLIVGLTYLFAGIALVPMWIASKLTERVTFGREMPLAPFIAGGTSMLLAMVFLW
- a CDS encoding flp pilus assembly protein CpaB; the protein is MLESKRRAIIFLVLSFLLAALAGFLFLKKIKDINAQLGEMVEIYEANADIPSRALIQPDQLTVRKIPKKYADDSYVTDKLSLKNQVTIVPLSKGDIITKNILKPANIVRDQNNRLVTVFASGNIVFDQELEALDRVDIIVSHTVGGQPVTEVFMKDVPVAMVAKSENKFKGVALELPFQEVPKFIHQQHYAEVIRILKANVGKGELGIPDPFSKSGTEQKEAMPADKPTAETKQVAPPAGQTPPAGQNPPAVQKPPAAPPPAGQTQHTTQTPKTGG
- a CDS encoding AAA family ATPase, with the protein product MNKDLKILVVADYESVKEMLRELLAAYEQVQYTTSIEVKKEIDRIGPDVVLLVQPEDGAGVELVQYIQGELPEGIVIFLTEKQDFILLRDVVRAGAVEYIVMPDELNLLTDRLEKISELAQIQQRKSGTDASGKAFVRGRGKIISFYSGKGGSGCTQLATGYAQALKLESTASVLLIDLNLQYGGVETFLSFDSNRTLGDLIPVMNEINEFHIRNVAQRENHSKLEVLVSPRDAETAENMSEAFVTRLIRASRRSYDFVIIDLPSHMNELTYAALSESDLIYYVMNLDTPSVQIYRLVDDLFRRLRIDTAGRLEVVVNQVGRDNELLVSDLKGLINVPITAEISRDHQGVQAAVNQGKPLQKEANEKKLSSAAKDIRKWVLNKLS
- a CDS encoding CpaF family protein codes for the protein MALFRRKQEQTTPGEEAPRTLAASLAAPSYNPYIDELAEHYKTRLLRETNLERLTSLNPQEMRLAIERMVSQYMSEEKVVIPRGEKELLLTRLINESVGLGPLEPLLADPEITEISINGHNLVYIEKRGRLELTDLKFRDEEHLRHIVDRIVAPLGRRIDESSPMVDARLKDGSRVNAVIPPISLNGTLVSIRKFRKEPYLMADLMQFDSFNEPMSQFLQAVVEAKMNVLISGGTGSGKTTLLNAVARAIPHYERVITIEDSAELKLAHPNCVGMEARPPNMEGKGEVTIRQLVRNSLRMRPDRIIVGEVRGAEAFDMLQAMNTGHEGSLTTVHANSPHDAFNRLEGMVVMAGMDLPSSIVREYIVSALDIIVQVTRLSDGTRKIVSISEVAKSDDKRIEVQEIFRFKRTGIGSKGEVLGYFTPTGIVPKCLERIEISGIQLDTSIFRTEGGMIRDHSYSY